Proteins from a genomic interval of Meiothermus sp.:
- a CDS encoding beta-galactosidase, translated as MLGVCYYPEHWPRERWAEDARRMRALGLAYVRIGEFAWSAIEPDPGRFTWDWLDAAIETLGKAGLKVVLGTPTATPPKWLIDQHPDILAYDIQGRPRKFGSRRHYSFSSRVYLEEARRIVTLLAQRYGPNPLVAGWQTDNEYGCHDTTRSYGPEDLRAFRLWLQARYGSIEALNQAWGNAFWSMTYRAFGEIDLPNQTVTEANPSHWLDFYRFSSDQVAAFNRMQTEVLRQYAPEKFIVHNFMGYTPDFDHFKLAQDLDIAGWDSYPLGFTDMDVLPCTTEEKLRYAHTGHPDMAAFHHDLYRGVKPRWWVMEQQPGPVNWAHHNPSPAPGMVRLWTWEALAHGAEVVSYFRWRQFPQAQEQFHAGLNRPDFEPDLGFFEAQQVAQELGRLSLPQSTPAPVALVFDYEADWVFRIQPQGQEFVYRDLVWHFYQALRSLGLDVDVVPPGARLHPYRLVVVPSLPILHEAALQAFKEAPGAVVFGPRTGSKTEALGIPAQLPPGALQALLPLKVTRVESWRPGLSETLTWQGRPWPVGVWKEWVESSLTPVAAFADGRGAIYQHHHRHYLAFWPGREFLQSYLAEVAQGLGLAIQPLPEGLRMRRRGPWVFAFNYTDRPQAAPTPPGARFILGGPTVAPYDLSIWVEE; from the coding sequence ATGTTAGGCGTCTGCTACTACCCCGAACACTGGCCCCGCGAACGCTGGGCCGAAGATGCCCGGCGCATGCGCGCGCTGGGCCTGGCCTACGTGCGCATTGGCGAGTTTGCCTGGAGCGCCATAGAGCCCGACCCTGGCCGCTTTACCTGGGACTGGCTGGATGCGGCCATCGAGACCCTGGGCAAAGCCGGCCTCAAGGTGGTGCTGGGCACCCCCACCGCCACCCCCCCCAAGTGGCTCATCGACCAGCACCCTGATATCCTGGCCTACGATATCCAGGGACGGCCCCGCAAGTTTGGCTCCCGCCGGCACTACAGCTTTAGCAGCCGGGTTTACCTCGAGGAGGCCCGCCGTATCGTGACCCTGCTGGCCCAGCGCTACGGCCCCAACCCCTTGGTGGCCGGCTGGCAGACCGATAACGAGTACGGCTGCCACGACACCACCCGCAGCTACGGCCCCGAAGACCTGCGGGCCTTCCGGCTGTGGCTACAGGCCCGCTACGGCAGCATCGAGGCCCTCAACCAGGCCTGGGGCAACGCCTTCTGGAGCATGACCTACCGGGCTTTTGGCGAGATCGACCTGCCCAACCAGACCGTTACCGAGGCCAACCCTTCGCACTGGCTGGATTTTTACCGCTTTAGCTCGGATCAGGTGGCCGCCTTCAACCGTATGCAGACCGAAGTCCTGCGGCAGTATGCCCCCGAGAAGTTCATCGTGCACAACTTTATGGGCTACACCCCAGACTTCGACCACTTCAAGCTGGCCCAGGATCTGGATATCGCCGGCTGGGACAGCTACCCCCTGGGCTTTACCGATATGGACGTGCTGCCCTGCACAACGGAGGAAAAGCTCCGCTACGCCCACACCGGCCACCCCGATATGGCCGCCTTCCACCACGATCTCTACCGCGGGGTCAAGCCGCGCTGGTGGGTGATGGAGCAGCAGCCGGGGCCGGTCAACTGGGCCCACCACAACCCCTCCCCGGCCCCCGGTATGGTGCGGCTGTGGACCTGGGAGGCCCTGGCCCACGGGGCCGAGGTGGTGAGCTACTTCCGCTGGCGGCAGTTTCCCCAGGCCCAGGAGCAGTTCCACGCCGGACTCAACCGGCCCGATTTCGAGCCCGACCTGGGCTTTTTCGAGGCCCAGCAGGTGGCTCAGGAGCTTGGCCGGCTGTCCCTGCCCCAAAGCACCCCGGCCCCCGTGGCCCTGGTCTTCGACTACGAGGCCGACTGGGTTTTCCGCATCCAGCCGCAGGGCCAGGAGTTTGTGTACCGCGACCTGGTCTGGCATTTCTATCAGGCCCTGCGCAGCCTGGGGCTGGACGTGGATGTGGTGCCTCCGGGAGCCCGCCTGCACCCCTACCGGCTGGTGGTGGTGCCCAGCCTGCCCATCCTGCACGAAGCGGCCCTGCAGGCCTTCAAAGAGGCCCCTGGCGCGGTGGTCTTCGGGCCGCGCACCGGCTCCAAAACCGAGGCCCTGGGCATACCGGCCCAGCTACCCCCCGGCGCTTTGCAGGCGCTGCTGCCCCTCAAGGTAACCCGGGTGGAAAGCTGGCGCCCCGGCCTGAGCGAAACCCTCACCTGGCAGGGCCGGCCCTGGCCGGTGGGGGTCTGGAAGGAGTGGGTCGAGTCCAGCCTCACCCCGGTCGCCGCCTTTGCCGATGGCAGGGGGGCCATCTACCAGCACCACCACCGGCACTACCTGGCCTTCTGGCCAGGCCGGGAGTTTCTGCAAAGCTATCTGGCCGAGGTGGCCCAGGGCCTGGGCTTGGCGATCCAGCCCCTGCCCGAGGGTTTACGCATGCGGCGGCGGGGGCCCTGGGTGTTTGCCTTCAACTACACCGACCGACCCCAGGCCGCCCCAACCCCCCCAGGCGCCCGGTTCATTTTGGGCGGCCCCACCGTGGCCCCTTATGATTTGAGCATCTGGGTTGAGGAGTAA
- a CDS encoding glycoside hydrolase family 36 protein, with translation MQIQGYEFSISAGRLEETLGGYLLSGKTVQIGHPFGRTLYFKHGWQSWSEAGWVSLRENPKPIQPPERRPQCDDPAYALSPVHGGSGLGGLEGHDGRMLFLGALRPGARVEADRLYLKGTCDHETQWFVAYGEQQQVLARYAELLANTLGVRGQQPAPRVWCSWYSYYSDISESKMLETIAGLQGLPFEVFQLDDGWQQNMGDWEPNHKFRSGMSTIALRAQSQGLTPGLWLAPFIARPSSSLFKEHPDWFLRDEQGELVSAGSNWGGYYALDVTLPAVQNWLQSLIQKVRGWGYRYLKLDFLFAAALPGKRHSGASREEAYREALRLIREAAGDDVYILACGAPIIASLGLVDGLRIGPDVAPYWDNEDRRVYLHDPTGPAAYNALRTSLHRLWLKPLVHTDPDVAYFRTRYNLLTPAQRAVLQDLALVAGFKATSDPPEWLDGEEREGLKEWLEASPSILQTGPYTFKIGEREVDFSSWLEI, from the coding sequence GTGCAGATTCAGGGCTACGAGTTCAGCATCAGCGCGGGGCGGCTCGAGGAAACCCTGGGCGGCTATCTGCTGAGCGGCAAAACCGTGCAGATCGGCCATCCCTTCGGGCGCACGCTCTACTTCAAGCACGGCTGGCAGAGCTGGAGCGAGGCCGGCTGGGTAAGCCTGAGAGAGAACCCCAAGCCCATCCAGCCCCCCGAGCGGCGGCCTCAGTGCGACGACCCAGCCTACGCCCTCTCACCGGTGCACGGCGGCAGCGGCCTGGGGGGCCTCGAGGGCCACGACGGACGGATGCTCTTCCTGGGGGCTCTGCGTCCGGGGGCGCGCGTAGAGGCCGACCGCCTCTACTTGAAGGGTACCTGCGACCACGAGACCCAGTGGTTTGTGGCCTACGGCGAACAGCAGCAGGTGCTGGCCCGCTACGCCGAGCTGCTGGCCAACACCCTGGGCGTCCGGGGCCAGCAGCCCGCCCCCCGGGTCTGGTGTAGCTGGTACAGCTATTACAGCGATATCTCGGAAAGCAAGATGCTGGAGACCATCGCCGGCTTGCAGGGCCTGCCCTTCGAGGTGTTTCAGCTCGACGACGGCTGGCAGCAAAACATGGGCGACTGGGAGCCCAACCACAAGTTCCGCTCGGGCATGAGCACCATCGCCCTGCGGGCCCAGAGCCAGGGCCTGACCCCCGGCCTCTGGCTGGCCCCCTTTATTGCCCGGCCCAGCTCCAGCCTGTTCAAGGAACACCCCGACTGGTTCTTGCGCGACGAGCAGGGCGAGCTGGTCTCGGCGGGCAGCAACTGGGGCGGCTACTACGCGCTGGACGTGACCCTGCCAGCCGTACAAAACTGGCTGCAGAGCCTGATCCAGAAGGTGCGGGGCTGGGGCTACCGCTACTTGAAGCTGGATTTCCTGTTTGCAGCGGCCCTGCCTGGCAAGAGGCATAGCGGAGCCTCGAGGGAGGAGGCCTACCGCGAAGCGCTCCGCCTCATCCGCGAGGCCGCCGGCGACGATGTGTACATTCTGGCCTGCGGGGCCCCCATCATCGCCTCGCTGGGCCTGGTGGATGGGCTGCGCATTGGGCCGGACGTGGCCCCTTACTGGGACAACGAAGACCGGCGGGTGTACCTGCACGACCCCACCGGCCCCGCGGCCTACAACGCCCTGCGCACCAGCCTGCACCGCCTCTGGCTGAAGCCGCTGGTGCACACCGACCCCGACGTGGCCTACTTCCGCACCCGCTACAACCTGCTCACCCCGGCCCAGCGCGCGGTGTTGCAGGACCTGGCCCTGGTTGCGGGCTTCAAGGCCACCTCCGACCCCCCCGAGTGGCTGGACGGCGAGGAGCGGGAAGGGCTCAAGGAGTGGCTCGAGGCCAGCCCCTCCATCCTCCAGACCGGCCCCTACACCTTCAAGATTGGCGAGCGTGAAGTGGATTTCTCGAGCTGGCTGGAAATCTAG